The following is a genomic window from Corallococcus soli.
AGAGCGCGTTCTCCTCCGTGGAGCGCACCGCGCGGCGCAGCTCCGCCACGTGGCGCACCGTCTTCGCGAGCGTGGACTCCAGGTCGTCCAGGTCCACCGGCTTGACCAGGAAGTCGAACGCGCCCCGGTTCATCGCCGTGCGCAGGTTGGGCATGTCGCCGTACGCGGAGACGATGACCACCTTCACCAGCGGGTCCACCTCGCCCACGCGCGACAGGAAGGTGAGCCCGTCCATGCGCGGCATGTTGATGTCGCACAGCACCGCGTGCGTGTCCGGGTGCGCGCGCAGCACCTCGAGCGCCTCTTCGCCATCGCGCGCGAAGACGAAGGTGTAGACGCCGTCGCGCACGTGCTTGCGGAAGCGCTGACGCATCAGCACCTCCACGTCCGGCTCGTCGTCCACCACCAGCACCTTCGCCGGCTGCGCGGCCCGCCCCGCCTCCACCAGCGCGACGAAGGAGGCGGCCAATTCGCGCGCGGAGCTGAAGCGCTGCTCCGGCTTCGGGTGCAGCGCGCGCTGGAAGAAGGCGTCCCCGGCCGCGCCCAGCTCCGGCACGAGCTGGGAGACGGCCACGGAGGGCGGATGGAAGACGCCGCGCAGCAGGCCTCCCACGGATTCGGGGCCGTAGGGGAACTGGCCGGTGAGGGCGCGGTAGAGCACCACCGCGAAGGACCAGAGGTCGGCGCGGGCGTCCAGGTCCGGATCCGCGCGCAGCTGCTCCGGGCTCATGTAGCGCAGCGTGCCGGTGAGCCCGTCGGCCTGCGAGTCCCCCGCGCCGTCGGGGCGGACGAGGGCGCGCGCGAGCCCGAAGTCGAGCACCTTCACCACCTCCTCCCCGTCCACGTGGGCGAGGAAGAGGTTGGCGGGCTTGAGGTCGCGGTGCACGAGGCCCGCCGCGTGCGCCGCCGCCAGCGCGCGGGCCACCGGCGTGACGAGCGCGGCCACGGTGGCCGGGGACAGGCGTCCGCGCTGCGTCAGCCGCGTCTCCAGGTCCTCGCCCTCCAGCAGCTCCATGACGATGTACGGCACGCCGCCGTCCACGCCGGAGTCATGCACCTGCACCACGTGCGGGTGACGCAAGCGGGCCACGGCCTGCGCCTCCTGTTCGAAGAGGCGGTGGGCCTCCGGCGTGCGGGCCACGACCTCCGACGCGATGAGCTTGAGGGCCACGTGCCGCTGAAGTTGCAGGTCGACGGCCAGCCAGATGGCACCCATGCCACCGCCGCCAATCCTGTGCTCCAGCGCGTACCTGCCGCCCAGCGGGCGCCCGGTGTCCATCGGCCCTGTGTCTCCGTTTCCGGGAGCGGCCACCACCGCCCTCGCGAAGCCGGGAATGATGGCACACCTGGAGCGGGCCGGGCGGGACCATTGCGCCCGCACGCCCGTTCGCTCCACTGCGGGTACGGGGAGCAGGGATGCCCCGTGTCACGCGCGCGTCAACGACTCCACGAGTCGGGGCAGCACGTCGCCCGCCCGCGCCTCCACGCGCACATCCGCGAGGCTGTCGCCCCGGCTCTCCCCCAGGTTGAGGATGCCGATGGGCACGTGGCGTTCGGCCGCGCGGGTGACGAAGCGGAAGCCGGAGTAGACCGTGAGGGACGAGCCCACCACGAGCAGCGCGTCGCCTTCCTCCAGGAGCGCGAACGCGTCCTGCACCAGCGGCGCCGCGACGTTGTCCCCGAAGAACACCACGTCCGGCTTCAGCGTCCCACCGCACCGGGTGCACGCGGGGACGCGGAAGTCCG
Proteins encoded in this region:
- a CDS encoding protein kinase domain-containing protein encodes the protein MDTGRPLGGRYALEHRIGGGGMGAIWLAVDLQLQRHVALKLIASEVVARTPEAHRLFEQEAQAVARLRHPHVVQVHDSGVDGGVPYIVMELLEGEDLETRLTQRGRLSPATVAALVTPVARALAAAHAAGLVHRDLKPANLFLAHVDGEEVVKVLDFGLARALVRPDGAGDSQADGLTGTLRYMSPEQLRADPDLDARADLWSFAVVLYRALTGQFPYGPESVGGLLRGVFHPPSVAVSQLVPELGAAGDAFFQRALHPKPEQRFSSARELAASFVALVEAGRAAQPAKVLVVDDEPDVEVLMRQRFRKHVRDGVYTFVFARDGEEALEVLRAHPDTHAVLCDINMPRMDGLTFLSRVGEVDPLVKVVIVSAYGDMPNLRTAMNRGAFDFLVKPVDLDDLESTLAKTVRHVAELRRAVRSTEENALLRMFVHGGIVERVLPLVRGPGALAGEQVDATVAFLDVAGFTAITRQHPAESALRRLNANFEVILPELETRGGVVDKFLGDAVMAVFQGEAHVARALDACLAVKQRLQALAWSGGDTSPYAHGVCMGVDTGPVVSGNVGATGRGRLDHTVLGDVVNTAARLATVATRDQVLVSEALATRLAAAFDCRPAGERRMPGPDAAMLVVREVVARYGSASASSSAGTAQQVAPSVLESPSPRPEAFTAKGPSWSTSS